In Streptomyces sclerotialus, the DNA window GGGGGTGGCGCTGGAGATCCACACCGAGCTGCTGACCCCGGCGCAGGAGCTGGCCCTCACCGAGAACCGGCTCGACGTGGGCATGCTCCGGCCGCCGGTACGGCAGGAGGGCATCGTCTGCCGGGAGGTCGCCCGGGAGCCGCTGGTACTGGCGGTCCCCGAGGACCACTGGCTGAGCGAAGCGGAGAGTGCCGAGGTCGGCCAGCTGCGCCACGAGAACTTCATCATGTACGCGGTCAACTCCCGGTCCGTCGTCAACGACGCGGTCACCCGGAGCTGCCTCGCGGCGGGCTACCACCCGCACTGCGCACACGATGTCACCGAGACCTCGACCGCGCTGGCGCTCGTCGCCGCCGGCCTGGGGATCGCCCTGCTCCCCGACTCCGTCCGCTCGGTCTCCCGGGACGGCGTCGTCTTCAAGCCCGTCCGGGACGCCGAGACCGTCGGACTCGCCCTCGCCTGGCGCGAGAACGACGCCTCGCCCCTGCTGGAGAAGCTGATCGGCGTCCTGGAGACCCACGGCGTATTCGTCCCGGACCCCGCGACCGGGGACCGCTGAGAGCCACCGCAAACGAGGACCGATGAAGATCACCGCCATCGAGGCGATTCCGTTCGCCATCCCCTACAAGAAGCCGCTGAGGTTCGCGAGCGGCGAGGTCCACACGGCAGAACACGTCCTCGTACGCGTCCACACCGACGACGGCCTGGTGGGTGTCGCCGAGGCCCCACCGCGCCCCTTCACCTACGGCGAGACCCAGGAGTCCATCGTCGCCGTGATCGGGAAGGTCTTCGCGCCGCAGCTCACCGGCCTGGCCCCGACCGCCCGTGAAGCAGTGCACGCCCGCCTGAACCGTACGGTCGGCAACCCCACCGCCAAGTCCGCCGTGGACATGGCCCTCTGGGACGTCACAGGGCAGTCGGTCGGGCTGCCGGTCACCGAACTGCTCGGCGGCTTCACCGACCGGATGCGGGTCTCCCACATGGTGGGCTTCGCACCGCCGGCGGAGATGGTCGCCGAGGCGCAGCGCATCCGCGACACGTACGGCATCACCACCTTCAAGGTGAAGGTCGGCCGCCGCCCCTTCACGCGCGACGTCGAGGCCTGCCGCGCGCTGCGCGAGGGACTGGGCGACGAGGTCGAGCTCTACATCGACGGCAACCGCGGCTGGACCGCCTCGGAGTCGGCCCGCGCGCTGCGCGCGATGGCGGGGCTGGACCTGACACTGGCCGAGGAGCTGTGCCCGGCCGACGACGTACTGGGCCGCCGCCGGCTGGTCTCGCACACCGGCATCCCGTTCGTCGCCGACGAGAGCGCCACCCGCCCCGGCGAGGTGACCCGGGAACTGCTGGCCGGTTCGGCGACCGCCATCAGCATCAAGACCGCCCGTACCGGCTTCACGTACTCCCAGCGCGTCCATCACCTCTGCGAGGGCCTGGGAGTGGAGGTCGTGATGGGCAATCAGATCGACGGCCAGATCGGCACCCTGTGCACCGCGGTCTTCGGATCCGCGTACGAACTGACCGCCCGCCGGGCCGGCGAGCTGTCCAACTTCCTCGACATGAGCGACGACCTGCTCGCCGAGCCGCTGCGGATCGAGGACGGCACGCTGCGCGTCCGCGACGGCGCGGGCCTCGGCATCGAGCTCGATCCCGACAAGCTGGCCCGTTACCGCCAGGACGCCTGAGCCGGCGGCAGCACCGCTGCCTGAGAGCCGCACCCACGCAAGAGCCGCACCCCCTCTCCCCTTCCCGTGAGGACAGGAGCACGACCATGAGCGAGAACGTCCAGGAGCAGGCCACCGCCGCCGCGTCCGGCGCCTCGGCCACCGAGGCCTTCCGCGCCAAGCAGCGAGCCGAGGCCACCAGCAGCAAGGAGCGCGTCTCCACGCTGGCCACCGAGGTCATCACCGCGGTGCACGACGTCATCCGCCGCCACAAGGTGACGTACGCGGAGTACGACGCGCTGAAGGCCTGGCTCATCGGCGTCGGCCAGGACGGCGAGTGGCCGCTCTTCCTCGACGTGTGGATCGAGCACGTCGTCGAGGAGGTCGCCAACGAGAACCGGCAGGGCAGCAAGGGCACCATCGAGGGCCCCTACTACGTCCCGGACTCGCCGAAGCACGAGGCCGAGACGACCCTGCCGATGCGCGCTGACGAGACCGGCACGCCACTGCTCTTCCAGGGCCAGGTGCGCGGCGTGGACGGCGAGCCGCTGGCGGGCGCCCACGTGGAGATGTGGCACGCGGACGACGACGGCCTGTACTCGCAGTACGCGCCGGACCTGCCGGAGTGGAACCTGCGCGGCACCGTCGTCGCCGACGCGCAGGGCAACTTCAAGATCCGCACGATCCAGCCGGCGCCGTACCAGATCCCCACCGACGGCTCCTGCGGCAAGCTGATCGCCGCGGCCGGCTGGCACGCCTGGCGCCCCGCCCACCTGCACCTGAAGGTGTCGGCGCCCGGCCACCAGCTGATCACCACCCAGCTGTACTTCCAGGGCGGCAGCCACGTCGAGGACGACATCGCCTCGGCCGTGAAGCCCGAGCTGATCCTCGACCCGAAGCCCGCGGCCGACGGCAAGGGCAACCAGGTCACGTACGACTTCGTGCTGGACCGGACGGAGGCCTGAGCATGCTGTTCGCGGTCAAGATGGACGTGCACCTGCCCACCGGCCTGGACCCCGAGGTCAAGGCCGACACCCTCGCCCGCGAGAAGGCGTACTCCCAGGAGCTGCAGAAGGCCGGGAAGTGGCCGCACATCTGGCGGTGCGTCGGGCAGTACTCCAACCTCAGCGTCTTCGACGTGGAGTCCAACGACGAGCTGCACGACATCCTGTGGGGCCTGCCGCTCTTCCCGTACATGTCCATCGAGGTGACACCGCTGGCCGTGCACCCCTCCGACATCAACGCCTGACGGAGGGCAGCATGGACGTCCGCCGCCCACCCCCGAACAGTTCCGCAGGAGAGTCCGTGACCAGCCTCGCACCCCCACTGCTCCACCACCGCCTGGCCGGCCCCGAGGACGCGCCGCCGCTCGTGCTCGGCCCGTCGCTCGGCACCTCGCTCACCGTGTGGGAGCCGCAGCTGGCCGAACTGGCCCGCACCCACCGGGTGCTCCGCTTCGACCTGCCGGGGCACGGCGGGACACCCGTCGGCGTACTGCCCGACGCGACGCCCGGCGGCACCACCGTCGCGGACCTCGCCCGGCTCGTCCTGGACGTGGCCGGTCACCACGGTTGGGACACCTTCCACTACGCCGGGATCTCGCTCGGCGGCGCGATCGGCGCCCAGCTGGCGTTGCACCACGCCGGCCGGCTCGCCTCGCTCGCGATGATCTGCTCCTCGGCCCGCTTCGGCGAGCCGGCCGGCTGGCGGGAGCGCGCCGCCACGGTGCGCGAGCACGGCACCGCGGCGATGGTGCAGGCGACACCGGGGCGCTGGTTCGCCGATCCCGGCACGGCGGCGGGGCCGCGCGGCACGGCATTGCTCGGTGACCTCGCGGCCGCCGACCGGGCCGGTTACGCGGCCTGCTGCGACGCGCTGTCCGGCTACGACGTACGGTCCGCGCTGTGGTCGGTCACGGCCCGCACGCTGGTGATCGCCGGGCGTCAGGACCCGGCGACGCCGCCCGCGCACGCCCGGGAGATCGCCGACGGTGTCCCGGGCGCCGCCCTCGTCGAGGTCGCGGGCGCCGCCCATCTGGCGGGCGTCGAACGGCCGGACGCGGTGAACGCGGCGCTGCGGGTGCATCTGGACGCGGCGACGGCGGGCCGCTGAGGGCCGTACGGGGGACCGCATGACTGCCCGTCACCTCACCCGCCCGGACGGCGTACCGTCACGCGGGTGACTGGCCGTCAGACGGGTTCGCCGGGCGCCGGGACGGTCGTCCCCGCGCGCTGCTCCCGCCGGGGCAGCGGCAGGCCGCCCGGCGGGCCCGCCAGCACCTGTCCCAGCCGCTGTCCGGGCAGTTCGACGAGGCGGTGCGCGAGCATGCTCAGCGGCAGCAGCAGCGCGAGGTAGGCGGCCATCAGCAGCGGGGTGTCGTGCTGCTGCCACGGCACGGCCAGGTCGCAGACCTCCAGGACGAGCGGATGCAGGAGGTAGAGCGAGTAGCTGATCACACCGCAGAAGGCGAGCAGGCGCGGTACGTACTGCCGTCGCAGGGCCATCGCGGCACCGAAGGTGAGCAGTGCGAGCCCGACCGTGACCGACCAGATCCGTACGGCGGACTCCGGGTCGGCGCCGCCGGTGACCGCGTCGCCCCGGACACCGATGTGCAGCGCCGCCGAGAGCACGCACGCCGCGAGCACGGTGCCCGCGACGGCCGTCCCGGCGGCCCTGCTCAGCTGCCCGCGCTCCATCCGGTACAGCACCGTCCCGGTGAACATCAGGGACAGCAGCGCGAGGCCCTGCCAGGGCGGGATGCGGCCGTTGCAGAGGACCAGGACGGCCGCCAGCGCGCCGCCGGCCAGCGCGCCCGCCCGGCACCACGAGGTCCGGCCCGAGGCGACGGCGCACAGTGCGACGGCCGCCCCGAGCGCGGTCGCCGCGATGACCGGTCCGCCGCCCAGCCCGCGGGTCAGCGCGGCGGCCGGCAGCAGCCCGCCGGCCACGACGCCGAGTGCGGCCACGCCGAGGGCGACGGGCGCGGAGCGGCGGTGCTGCCGCACCGCGAAGAGCGCCGCGACCAGGAAGTAGAAGACCATTTCGTAGGAGAGGGTCCACAGCACGTTGAGTGCGTTGGGCACCCCGAGGAGGTCCTGCAGCATCGTCCCGTGGGCGAGGAGGACGCCCAGCGGGTCCCGCTCCCCCAGCCCTTCGCGCAGCTGTCCGGGGCCCCACCGGGCGAGCAGTGCGGTGGCCGCGAGCACCACGAGCAGCAGCGGGTAGAGGCGGCAGATCCGGCCCACCCAGAACCGGCGCAGGGAGCCGCGCCGCTCCAGCGAAGCCGGGATGATGTACCCGCTGACCAGGAAGAAGACGATGACGCCGTAGGTGCCGGGGTTGAACCAGCGCAGCACGGTGGCGGACAGCTCCGGGAGGTAGCGCGGTGCGGCGTGGTGCAGTGCGACCATCAGCGCGCCGATCCCGCGCAGCGCGTCCAGCCAGGCCAGCCGGTGGTCAGGGCCCGGTCCGCCGCCCGCGCCCGGCAGGTCGGGCACGTGCGCCGGACGGTACGCCCGGGTCGACAACAGCCACGCTGCATCACTCATCGTCACACCGTACGTACGTGACGTAGCGAGCGCACGTCGAGCTGACGCTGCATCAGTCGTATGGGTCACGGGCGGCCGCCCGGGGTGCTCACCGTCCCCCGGACGGGTCTGCCTAGACTGGGCCGACCAGTGGACCGCATCCGAGGAGCCAGCCGTATGACCGCCGTTCACCCGTCGGCCCGTACCGCGGGCCGGCAGCGCGACGCGGCGCGGACCCGGGCGGAGATCCTGAAGGTCGCGACGGAGGAGTTCGCGCGACTGGGGTACACCGGCGCCCGGGTGGACGAGATCGCGGCCCGCATCCACACCACGAAGCGGATGATCTATTACTACTTCGGCGGTAAGGAGCAGCTGTTCACGGCCGTGCTGGAGCACGCGTACGCCGGCATCCGGCAGCAGGAACAGCAGCTGGACGTCGAGCACCTGGATCCCGCGGCGGCCATCCGGCGGCTGGCCGAGCTGACCTTCGACCACCACGAGGCGCACCCGGACTTCATCCGCCTGGTGAGCATCGAGAACATCCACGAGGCGGAGCACATCACGGCCTCGGAGACGATCGGCCGGCTCAACTCGCCCGCCATCGAGGTGATCGGCCGGATCCTGGCGGAGGGCCGTGCGCAGGGCGTGTTCACGGCGGACGTGGACGCGGTCGACCTGCACGCGATGATCAGCTCGTTCTGCTTCTTCCGGGTCTCCAACCGGCACACCTTCGGCGCGCTCTTCGATCGCGACCTGACGGCGGCGGACCGCCGGGACCACTACCGCACGATGCTCGGCGACATGGTGCTCGGTTATCTGACGGGGCCCGCGGCGGGCTGAGCCGCGCGGTCGCGCACGGGCGGGAATTGTTTCCGCGAGATGTCTTGACAGTGACCTGTGGGCAGTTCACGATCGCTGCACCCCCACAACTAACTATCTAGTACGTTAACTCGCCGCCACCCGCCCCTCACGCCGGTGGCCCTCCCCCCGTGGAGCAGGCATGTCCGCTCTCTCGTCCGAGGCCGGGGCCCCGCCCCCCGCCCGGCCCCGCAAAGCCGCCGTCGCCGCCTGGATCGGCAGCGCGCTGGAGTACTACGACTTCTTCATCTACGGCAGCGCCGCCGCGCTGGTCTTCCCCAAGGTCTTCTTCGACCCGTCCGACCCGGCGACCGCGACGCTGATCTCGCTGGCGACGTTCGGTGTGGCCTACGCGGCCCGCCCGATCGGCGCGCTCTTCCTCGGCCACTACGGTGACCGGCTCGGCCGCCGCAAGATCATGGTCTTCACCCTGATGCTGATGGGCCTGTCGACCTTCCTGATCGGCTGCCTGCCGACGTACGCGCAGGTCGGGACCGCCGCCCCGGCCCTGCTGGTGCTGATGCGCGTACTCCAGGGCCTCTCCGCCGCCGGCGAGCAGGCCAGCGCCAATTCGATGACGCTGGAACACGCGCCGGAGGACCGGCGCGGGTACTACACGAGCTTCGCGCTCAACGGCACCCAGGCCGGCCAGATCCTCGCCACCCTGATCTTCATCCCGGTGGCCGCGCTCCCCGACGAGCAGCTCTACACCTGGGGCTGGCGGGTGCCGTTCCTGCTCAGCGTGGCCGTCACGGTCGTCGGCTACGTCATCCGCCGCAAGCTGTCGGAGACCCCGGTCTTCGAGCAGGCGGCGGCCGAGAACGCGGTGGCCCGGCTGCCGCTGGCCGACCTGCTGCGGCACCACTGGGCGGACGTGCTGCGAGTGATCGCGGCGGCCCTGATCGCCACCGTCTCCACGGTCTTCTCGGTCTGGGCCCTGGCGTACGCCACCGGTGACGCGGTCGGGCTGGACAAGTCGGCGATGCTCTGGGTGGGCGCACTGGCCAACGTGGTCGCGCTGGGCGCGATCCCGCTGTGGGCGAAGCTCTCGGACCGGATCGGCCGCAAGCCGGTCTTCCTGACCGGCTCGCTGGGCTCCGCCGTGATGATCTTCATCTACCTGTGGGCGGTCTCCACCGGCAGCTACCCGCTGGTCCTCGTCACCGGCATCCTCTTCTTCGGCGTGCTCTACAGCGCGGCCAACGGCATCTGGCCGTCCTTCTACGGCGAGATGTTCCCGACCCGGGTGCGGCTGTCGGGCATGGCGATCGGTACGCAGATCGGCTTCGCGGTGGCCGGCTTCGCGGTGAGCCTCGCCGAGCGGATCGCCGGACCGGGCGGTGACAACTGGCTGGGCGTCGCCGCGTTCACCGCCGGGACCTGCGTGGTCTGCTCCCTCGCCGTGCTGACGGGCCGGGAGACGTACCGGGTGCCGACCGCACTGCTCGGCGAGAAGCCGGGCGCGGCCCAGGACCGCGACCTGGCCGGCGCGGCCTCCCGCTGACCGCCGCCCCGCCTCGGGGGCCGCGGGTCCCTGTCACCCGCGGCCCTCTGCCATGATAATTAACTAACCAGTTCGTACACTGTGCACCACCAGGGAGTCGCGTTGTCCACGCCCTCGTATCTCACCGGCCTGATCGGCTCCGGCATCGGCCCCTCGCTGAGCCCGGCCCTGCACGAGCGGGAGGCCGACCGGCACGGCCTGCGACTGCTCTACCGGACGCTCGACCTCGACACGCTGGGCGTGCCCGCCGAGGCGGTCGGCGAACTGATCCGCGCCGCCCGTACGCTCGGCTTCGACGGTCTCAACATCACGCACCCCTGCAAGCAGCTCGTGATCCCGCACCTGGACGAGCTGTCGCCCGGCGCCGCCGAGCTGGGCGCGGTCAACACCGTCGTCTTCCGGGGCGGCCGGGCGGTCGGCCACAACACCGACGTCACCGGCTTCACCCAGTCCTTCGCGCGCGGCCTGCCCGGCGCGGCGACCCGGCAGGTCGTCCAGCTCGGCGCGGGCGGCGCGGGCTCCGCCGTCGCCCACGCCATGCTCTCGCTCGGCACCGACCGCCTCGTCCTCGTCGACACCGACGCGGCACGGGCCGGGGCGCTGGCCGACGCGCTGAACGCCCGCTTCGGTGCCGGGCGCGCCATTGGCGCCACCCCCGACGAGCTGGCCGCCGTACTGGCCGGCGCCGACGGCCTGGTGCACGCCACGCCCACCGGCATGGCCGCCCACCCGGGCCTGCCGCTCCCCGCCGATCTGCTCCGTCCGGGTCTGTGGGTCGCGGAGGTCGTCTACCGTCCGCTGGAGACCGAACTGCTGCGTACTGCACGGGAGCTGGGCTGCCGGACGCTGGACGGCGGCGGCATGGCCGTCTTCCAGGCCGCCGACGCCTTCCGGCTCTTCACCGGCCGGGAGCCGCACGCCGAAGAGATGCTCGCCGACCTCGCCGACCTGGTCGGCGCGGCAGCGGTCTGAGGAGGCCCTGATGCGCAAGTCCATCGCCACGGTGTCGCTGAGCGGCTCGCTCTCCGAGAAGCTGAGCGCCGTCGCAGCGGCCGGGTTCGACGGCGTCGAGATCTTCGAGAACGATCTGCTGGCCAGTCCGCTGAGCCCCGAGGAGATCCGGCTGCGCGCCGCCGACCTCGGCCTGTCCATCGATCTCTACCAGCCGTTCCGGGACGCCGAGGCGGTGCCGGAGGAGGTCTTCGCACGCAACCTGCGGCGTGCGGAGCGGAAGTTCGCCGTCATGGAGCGGCTGGGCGCCGACACGATGCTGGTGTGCTCCAGCGTCTCGCCGGACGCCGTCGACGACGACGCGCTCGCGGCGCGCCAGCTGCGCGCACTCGCCGAGCGCGCGCACGAACACGGCATCCGCCTCGCGTACGAGGCGCTGGCCTGGGGGCGGCACGTCAACACGTACGACCACGCCTGGCGCATCGTCGAGCAGGCCGGCCATCCCGCGCTCGGCACCTGCCTGGACAGCTTCCACATCCTCTCCCGCGGCTCCGACCCCCAGGGCATCGAGGACATCCCCGGCGAGAAGATCTTCTTCCTCCAGCTGGCCGACGCGCCGAAGCTGGCGATGGACGTGCTGCAGTGGAGCCGGCACTACCGCTGCTTCCCCGGCCAGGGCGGCTTCGACCTCGCCGGGCTGCTCGGCCACGTGCTGCGGGCCGGGTACGCCGGGCCGCTCTCGCTGGAGATCTTCAACGATGTCTTCCGGCAGGCGGACGCGGGCCGTACGGCCGTCGACGCGATGCGCTCGCTGATCGCCCTGGAGGAGGCGGCCGGGCTCAGCAGTCTGCCCGCGCCCGTCGTCCCCGAAGGCGTCGCCTTCGCCGAGCTCGCCGCCGCCGACACCGAGCCGCTGCGCTGCCTGCTCGGCTCGCTCGGCTTCGCCCGCGCCGGACGGCACACCGGCGGCAAGCCGGTGGAGCTGTGGCAGCAGGGCGAGGCGCGGGTGCTGCTGAACACCGTCAGCGGCGCCCGCCGCGAGGGCCCGGGGCTGGTCGCGCTCGGCCTGGAGAGCCCGGAGCCGGACGCGGCCGTGCGCCGCGCCGAGTCGCTGCGGGCGCCGGTCGTGCCCCGCCGCCGCGCGCCTGGTGACGTACCACTGGACGCGGTGGCCGCGCCGGACGACACCGAGCTGTTCTTCTGCCGTACGGACCGGGACGACCACCCCAGCTGGACGGCGGACTTCGGGTCCCCGGCGGCCCCGGACGGCGGCGCGGCCGGGATCACCCGGATCGACCACGTCGCGCTCACCCAGCCCTGGCACCACTTCGACGAGGCGGCCCTCTTCTACGCGAGCGTGCTGGGGCTGCGGCCGAACGAGAGCCTGGACCTCGCCGATCCGTACGGTCTCTTCCGCAGCCGCGCCGTCGCCAACGCGGCGGGCACCCTGCGGATCGCCCTGAACGTCGCCCCCGTCCCGGGCGAGCAGGAGGTCAGGCCGCAGCACATCGCGCTGGCCACCGACGACCTCCTCGCGACCGCGCGCCGGGTGCGGGAGAACGGCGCGGGCCTGCTGCCCATCCCGGAGAACTACTACGACGACCTCGACGCGCGGTACGACCTCGCCCCGGAGACCCTGACGGCCTTCCGCGAGCTCGGCGTCCTCTACGAACGGGACGCGGACGGCGGGGAGTTCCTGCACTGCTACACCGTCACCGTCGGCCGGGTCTTCTTCGAACTCGTGGAGCGGCGGGGCGGCTACGAGGGGTACGGCGCGGCCAACGCCACGGTGCGGCTGGCGGCACAGCACACGGCCGACGCGGGGAGCCGGCCGGTGCGGTAGCGGGTCAGGCGGCCGCGGCGGTCAGGGCGGTCTCCGCCGCCGCGGCGAACCGTTCGAAGCTGCGGACGAACCGGTCGGCGTCCTCGGTCAGCGCCTCGGTGAGCATCGCATGGACGGCGGCGAGCGTCAGGGGGTTGCCGTGGGAGGTGCCGACCTGCTCGTAGGTGTGGTCGGCGATGCGGTCCATCAGCGCGCGGGTGGCGCCCACCGCGCCGCAAGGGACGCCGCCCGCCATGGCCTCGGCGAGGCAGACGATGTCCGGGGTGGTGCCGAAGAGTTCGGTGGCACCGCCCGGTGCGACCGCGAGGCCCGTCTTGACCTCGTCGTACGCGAGGTGGCGCCGTGCCGGAGGAGCAGTGCTCTCAGCTCGGCGTGGTGGCCGTCGGGCGGGACGATCAGGCCGATGTTCATCATGACCGGCTCGCTCGTGGGCGTGCCACGGCCAAGTCCCCCATTCCGTAGGAAAGTTACGGTAGCTTTTCTACGGAGCCAGCGGCGCCGACGGAGGGGGCAGCAGCACCATGCCCGGAGTCACCAAGAAGGCCCGGCGGAGCCGCCGTTCACCGGCGGAGACCCGGGCCCTGATGCTGGAGGCCGGGGTGGAGCTGGTGCGCCGGCACGCCGCCGACGCCTCCGACCAGGCACTCGCCGGACCCCTGGCACACATCAAGGTCACCGAGGTGGCCCGGCTCGCCACCGAGATCGCCGCGGACCGCCGGCCAGGTGTCGGCCCCGCGCAGCCGATCACCACCGGCGCGATCTACCCCCTGTGGCCCACCCAGGCCGATTACCAGGCGGACCTGATGTTCCACCTGCTCGGCCCGGACGCGTACCCGGAGGACCGGGACGCGGTGGCCGAACTGCTGACGCTCGCGGACACCACGGCACCGGTCGAGGCCATCCTCACCACGTTCGCCGCCGGCTGTCTCGAACGCGCCCGCGCCAACCCCCTCACCTACGTCCACCTGACCTTCTACGTGCTCGGCGAGCACCCCGAGGTGCGCGCAGCGGCCCACGGGGGCTACCGCCGGCTGGGCATCGGTTACGCCGCGGCGACGGAACGGCTGCTGGCCCGCGAGGGCCGCCGGACGGCGGCCGGACGCACCGTCGCCGACTTCGTCGTCGCCCTGCTCGCCGCCCTGGAGGGCTTCTGCCTGCGCGCCCGGGTCGACCCCGGCACTCCCCCGCCGGACGACCCGGCGCCGCGCGCCCCGCTCCCCGACCTGCTCGGCGCCACCCTGGTCGCGCTCTGGAAC includes these proteins:
- a CDS encoding alpha/beta fold hydrolase; translated protein: MTSLAPPLLHHRLAGPEDAPPLVLGPSLGTSLTVWEPQLAELARTHRVLRFDLPGHGGTPVGVLPDATPGGTTVADLARLVLDVAGHHGWDTFHYAGISLGGAIGAQLALHHAGRLASLAMICSSARFGEPAGWRERAATVREHGTAAMVQATPGRWFADPGTAAGPRGTALLGDLAAADRAGYAACCDALSGYDVRSALWSVTARTLVIAGRQDPATPPAHAREIADGVPGAALVEVAGAAHLAGVERPDAVNAALRVHLDAATAGR
- the catA gene encoding catechol 1,2-dioxygenase, with product MSENVQEQATAAASGASATEAFRAKQRAEATSSKERVSTLATEVITAVHDVIRRHKVTYAEYDALKAWLIGVGQDGEWPLFLDVWIEHVVEEVANENRQGSKGTIEGPYYVPDSPKHEAETTLPMRADETGTPLLFQGQVRGVDGEPLAGAHVEMWHADDDGLYSQYAPDLPEWNLRGTVVADAQGNFKIRTIQPAPYQIPTDGSCGKLIAAAGWHAWRPAHLHLKVSAPGHQLITTQLYFQGGSHVEDDIASAVKPELILDPKPAADGKGNQVTYDFVLDRTEA
- a CDS encoding acyltransferase family protein yields the protein MSDAAWLLSTRAYRPAHVPDLPGAGGGPGPDHRLAWLDALRGIGALMVALHHAAPRYLPELSATVLRWFNPGTYGVIVFFLVSGYIIPASLERRGSLRRFWVGRICRLYPLLLVVLAATALLARWGPGQLREGLGERDPLGVLLAHGTMLQDLLGVPNALNVLWTLSYEMVFYFLVAALFAVRQHRRSAPVALGVAALGVVAGGLLPAAALTRGLGGGPVIAATALGAAVALCAVASGRTSWCRAGALAGGALAAVLVLCNGRIPPWQGLALLSLMFTGTVLYRMERGQLSRAAGTAVAGTVLAACVLSAALHIGVRGDAVTGGADPESAVRIWSVTVGLALLTFGAAMALRRQYVPRLLAFCGVISYSLYLLHPLVLEVCDLAVPWQQHDTPLLMAAYLALLLPLSMLAHRLVELPGQRLGQVLAGPPGGLPLPRREQRAGTTVPAPGEPV
- a CDS encoding TetR/AcrR family transcriptional regulator, which codes for MTAVHPSARTAGRQRDAARTRAEILKVATEEFARLGYTGARVDEIAARIHTTKRMIYYYFGGKEQLFTAVLEHAYAGIRQQEQQLDVEHLDPAAAIRRLAELTFDHHEAHPDFIRLVSIENIHEAEHITASETIGRLNSPAIEVIGRILAEGRAQGVFTADVDAVDLHAMISSFCFFRVSNRHTFGALFDRDLTAADRRDHYRTMLGDMVLGYLTGPAAG
- a CDS encoding mandelate racemase/muconate lactonizing enzyme family protein, coding for MKITAIEAIPFAIPYKKPLRFASGEVHTAEHVLVRVHTDDGLVGVAEAPPRPFTYGETQESIVAVIGKVFAPQLTGLAPTAREAVHARLNRTVGNPTAKSAVDMALWDVTGQSVGLPVTELLGGFTDRMRVSHMVGFAPPAEMVAEAQRIRDTYGITTFKVKVGRRPFTRDVEACRALREGLGDEVELYIDGNRGWTASESARALRAMAGLDLTLAEELCPADDVLGRRRLVSHTGIPFVADESATRPGEVTRELLAGSATAISIKTARTGFTYSQRVHHLCEGLGVEVVMGNQIDGQIGTLCTAVFGSAYELTARRAGELSNFLDMSDDLLAEPLRIEDGTLRVRDGAGLGIELDPDKLARYRQDA
- a CDS encoding shikimate dehydrogenase yields the protein MSTPSYLTGLIGSGIGPSLSPALHEREADRHGLRLLYRTLDLDTLGVPAEAVGELIRAARTLGFDGLNITHPCKQLVIPHLDELSPGAAELGAVNTVVFRGGRAVGHNTDVTGFTQSFARGLPGAATRQVVQLGAGGAGSAVAHAMLSLGTDRLVLVDTDAARAGALADALNARFGAGRAIGATPDELAAVLAGADGLVHATPTGMAAHPGLPLPADLLRPGLWVAEVVYRPLETELLRTARELGCRTLDGGGMAVFQAADAFRLFTGREPHAEEMLADLADLVGAAAV
- a CDS encoding LysR substrate-binding domain-containing protein; translation: MELRHLRYFVAVAETRHFGRAAENLHMAQPPLSQAIRQLEADLGVELFTRTTRQVALTGAGEVFRTDAVRILQSVDEATTRVRRFAKGAEGILRLGLTGTACYKQLPEIARLVKEEMPGVALEIHTELLTPAQELALTENRLDVGMLRPPVRQEGIVCREVAREPLVLAVPEDHWLSEAESAEVGQLRHENFIMYAVNSRSVVNDAVTRSCLAAGYHPHCAHDVTETSTALALVAAGLGIALLPDSVRSVSRDGVVFKPVRDAETVGLALAWRENDASPLLEKLIGVLETHGVFVPDPATGDR
- a CDS encoding MFS transporter; its protein translation is MSALSSEAGAPPPARPRKAAVAAWIGSALEYYDFFIYGSAAALVFPKVFFDPSDPATATLISLATFGVAYAARPIGALFLGHYGDRLGRRKIMVFTLMLMGLSTFLIGCLPTYAQVGTAAPALLVLMRVLQGLSAAGEQASANSMTLEHAPEDRRGYYTSFALNGTQAGQILATLIFIPVAALPDEQLYTWGWRVPFLLSVAVTVVGYVIRRKLSETPVFEQAAAENAVARLPLADLLRHHWADVLRVIAAALIATVSTVFSVWALAYATGDAVGLDKSAMLWVGALANVVALGAIPLWAKLSDRIGRKPVFLTGSLGSAVMIFIYLWAVSTGSYPLVLVTGILFFGVLYSAANGIWPSFYGEMFPTRVRLSGMAIGTQIGFAVAGFAVSLAERIAGPGGDNWLGVAAFTAGTCVVCSLAVLTGRETYRVPTALLGEKPGAAQDRDLAGAASR
- the catC gene encoding muconolactone Delta-isomerase, whose amino-acid sequence is MLFAVKMDVHLPTGLDPEVKADTLAREKAYSQELQKAGKWPHIWRCVGQYSNLSVFDVESNDELHDILWGLPLFPYMSIEVTPLAVHPSDINA
- a CDS encoding bifunctional sugar phosphate isomerase/epimerase/4-hydroxyphenylpyruvate dioxygenase family protein, which encodes MRKSIATVSLSGSLSEKLSAVAAAGFDGVEIFENDLLASPLSPEEIRLRAADLGLSIDLYQPFRDAEAVPEEVFARNLRRAERKFAVMERLGADTMLVCSSVSPDAVDDDALAARQLRALAERAHEHGIRLAYEALAWGRHVNTYDHAWRIVEQAGHPALGTCLDSFHILSRGSDPQGIEDIPGEKIFFLQLADAPKLAMDVLQWSRHYRCFPGQGGFDLAGLLGHVLRAGYAGPLSLEIFNDVFRQADAGRTAVDAMRSLIALEEAAGLSSLPAPVVPEGVAFAELAAADTEPLRCLLGSLGFARAGRHTGGKPVELWQQGEARVLLNTVSGARREGPGLVALGLESPEPDAAVRRAESLRAPVVPRRRAPGDVPLDAVAAPDDTELFFCRTDRDDHPSWTADFGSPAAPDGGAAGITRIDHVALTQPWHHFDEAALFYASVLGLRPNESLDLADPYGLFRSRAVANAAGTLRIALNVAPVPGEQEVRPQHIALATDDLLATARRVRENGAGLLPIPENYYDDLDARYDLAPETLTAFRELGVLYERDADGGEFLHCYTVTVGRVFFELVERRGGYEGYGAANATVRLAAQHTADAGSRPVR